TAGTCatgaatttgataaattaagatataaaataataaattaatagagtACGAATTATAACAGCTTATCTTATGACAATAATTGTCATATaggaaatatagaaatctcTCTGGTTACACTTTACTTTAgggtttgaaatatttttttattcgcaaTCTTGTCGTTTTCGACGTGTAGAATCTGCAGAATCCATTGGTTCAAAAGTTATGACTATGTAAAATTGAGCATTTTAAgagtattttacatattacttTGACGCCATATTGACTTCTATCCATGCTTCGTCCAATGAGTGGACCGCACAAATGATATCTGATTGGTTCGCACTGGTGAGCATTCACATGCTCTCTACATACGCTTACCTTGTTCAAGAATGGAGTGTTTTCGGATCGTTTCTATCAACAAAGCCAACAAATCGATGTTATAACGGCAGAAACATCGCCAAACAAATTCGACAGGTGATGGTCAAATTCATTATCATGAAACGAGGGAAGTAACCTCTCCCCACCGTAAACCGAATTCGATTCTATTTTTTAGGTATGCCTACGTATTTAGGCATTTACGTATCAGTAGCTGCACATACTGTACGTATAAACAGATTTCGACATTCACTAGGGAAAATCGTCCTAATATTGAATCGTGACCAGTtgtgaaaaatcaacatggaaGACAAGAAATAGATACAATCTACATATCTTTGTCTGTCTCGAAGGAACGCGAACTTTATTGATCTTTTATGTTGATTTTTTACGACTAGacgtaattcaattttcagaCGGTTTTCCCTAACTAGCGTCCAGAGCTATCTATATGATCGTGCTTCATACGTATCtgtaagaatatatatatatatatatttagttacaTGTGCATCATGATATAATGAACCAGATTATAATTTCgcttaattacaataatatctaacacaattattaaaatttcattacataacagcaaaatttataaattattttaactcCTACTTGAAAATATCCTAAAACTATCAAAtacttcttatttttaaacatgATACACGTTGTGGGATTActtaatatttcgttttttatgatgaacaatgaaaaagtatataaattataacgtaagtACTTACtttgatatatatttgttattgaatatgtgtatattttcgtataaatgtattaaattttgacTCTATTAGGACATATTCGAATCCTTAGTGCAATAGATGTCACCCTTAGATATACAGtgactatatatatttacatacatattttggTTTTATTACATCTGGTTATCATGATGTCCGATATTTTTTTGCTGACTTTTGtgatatttaaagtaaagCTCACCGGTATACGCTATGGCaagtaaaataagtaaaaaggTTTCTAATGACGATTCGCTTTCATTATCTTATAATGAAGGTGTTGGAAGGTAAAGTAAATATTGATATAGGTTAATATTATGGTGTGacattttgatataatataattaatatgaaaagtGATCGTGACATTAATGCATATGTTTTGCAAGCAGTATCTctataatctttaatttttgtcTCATCAATTAGTATTTAGTATAATAGTATTAAGTGtttattgattatatttaaatttatttcaaactatttGTGCTTATCATAACACCTATATAATTTAGAAGTataaattagaagaataacaatagaaatagcaaaatataacaattctaTGGTTATATCTTAtagttttttaatatgtatgttcataattcgttttatatttttaatatgtcaAAATATACAGTAGTAAACAAACttatatcatttcttttatatggATCTGTATTTGCAATATCTTactcttttatatataataatacaaacataaataaaGCACAAAACAcacattattataaatacaaataaaaaagccTGTTTTACGATAATATTATGTCTAGGTAAAAGTATTGGcaaattcttaataataatatttgatttaatggTTTCGATAATTCAATATGTTAAATGTTAAGCAACTATAAATTAGTATCTTATAGTGTATCTTTTTCTGTTGTGTtcgtaaagatataaatttgtcatATCACTCAAAGTTTAGTTATTAACCTTAACAGTTATAcaagtaatgaaaaattaacatgctattttaattaaaaaagcagCAAATAAGTATCTCTCTATAATGGTTTTGAAGAAAAAGcctaaattctaaaaaaacaAGTGAAGTTACTAAATACAATTAAGAGTATGGTGTATAAAATAGACatataataactttatttcttaaattatatattagtccaacatttttaatttgatcttTAAGGCATATCAATCTTTtcatagtaaataattaagtGTTAACATTGCATTtgttttagtattttaatgcatgatatataaatattatttgtcattattatttttttttttttttttttatttagtccgtgcctctcggctttggacgaacattcgatatttgtcattattatttgtatttataacattattgaaCATGTATTAGCTAaacatgtataattataaggtagtatattaaatataataaaaggaggatatacatataaacaatatatgaaattttacatttgtatgcagtatattatttatattatttacatcatttttgtatttagttGTTTCTAATTATCTTGATTAAGtgtgtattatatgtatatttcagaATCACAGGTTTTAAACATTATTCAACCTTTAAAATATCTCCCACTGTCATAGAAGAGAGACAAAAATTTTGgaatgaattatttcttaaatattcagaaagagtatgtataatttctatttttttttattacatagaTATTTACTAAagagtttcttcttttcataataatagtagtaattataatatattttatttcaggaATCTGATGAAACTGAGTTGGATATCTTTACATTAAAACCATGTCGAAAAGAATTCTATGAGGAGGAGAAAACAAAAGTAGAAACGATAAAGCAGCCTATGTGTAAACCATTAAGTGTGGTACAATATTGGGTAAATACAGGTTATCTACCTTATAAAGAACTTTATGTACATAAAGACAAACAATCGAATATTGAATTATCTTTGACAAGCGAAGAATATATAAGTTCATCGGATCATAAGTCTTCTAGTAGTTCTGTTGATACCGCTgcttatattttatcaaatatgaaCACAACTAATAAAGTAGAAACAATGGCTATTGTAGAGGGagcaaaatataattcaataggaaattttcaaatgacaCAAGATATCGatgtaatacaaaataaaacatgtGAAGAGAATAACGGAGACactaatgaaaatatattggaGGCTAATGATAGTGATGAACAGCAATATTCTCCTAAGATTTGTGAAATGTCAAATCATATGTTATCACAAAAGGATACAGATGAGGAGGAATATACGACACAAGCACAAAGAAATACATATGCAGATGTTGCTACAGATATGTTGTCAGGGACAACTAATAGACATGAGGAGCTAATACGTACATTTCATGATagtattaatagaaattcttacattaaacaaaatttatcaaatacgaAATCACCATATGTCAATCAAACTTGCTGGACAGAAGAAAGCTTTAAGTTCGAGGATAGTCCCACAAAAATAGGACATCGGAAGAAATTATATACTGGTAGAGATTCACCTGTTGATCTTATTAGCATGAAAAGTCATAACAGACATACAATATCTAattcaaaacaaaatttacatcCTGCATTAGATCTTGAATGTAAGttatcaaaaaaattaaaaattcgtaagaaaagaagaataagtTGCTTTTCCACATATAATAAACTAATGAATAATAGCCAATTTAGTATTTCTAATCATAAGAAACGTAAACGGAAGAAAAGTATACCAAAATTGAAGACTATAAATGACTACATTACAAAGAATTCAGTAATAGAccaacatttaaaaaaaagtggcactgataaatatgtaaatagatCTCTATCAGCTAatgtatctataaataaacaaaccgaatttaaattagaagaattacAAAGTTTAAATCCAGTAGTTTGTTTAACACGATTATCAAAAGAtgatattgcaaaatataaaagatcaaagaagataataaaaagtattaacaATCTAAGTACAATTGAATTATCAGGACTTAGTAATCAACGACGTagacgattaaataaaatgacaaatatGAAACACTTAGTTGTTCGTTTATCACGTTTGTCAAAACgcgatattgaaaaatataagaggCTAAGTAATGTGGCATTAAACCTAAATTCAAAGGTTCGTTTAAAACAATCATCAGAGGTCGAAATTCAAAAGTATACAAAATCTACTAACACTATgaacaattttagaaatttaaatccagtggttttattaaaaagactGTCAAACTttgatattcaaaaatataaaagtgccaataataaaagtacattAGGTACACAActtgataaattaatgtatatgACTTCTATGTTACATGCTGTTGCAGTAACTGAAGACACAGTTAGTGACCAAACTACTGTTTTGCTTTGTAAGTGTGATAATACGTCACTCGACGACTGCATTACAGATAAtgtatctatattttcaaaaaatagtTCTCAACCCCATTCTATTCCTATAAAAACTCGTATTAAtcaaatgttacaaataaaagaaaaatttcatgaaaaaggagaagaattaaatagcgaaatatgtaataaaaaaataggtATGACAAAAACGCgtgctaaaaataaaatagaaggaGTAAATGATAAAAGTCAATTAAATCTTAGTACCAATAAAAGCAATCCTAAGAATAAGCGTGATTTAAGAAAGAGACAATTTACAAAGCTAcatagtataaataattcttttgagACTAATTCGGAAACTTCaagtataaaaaaagatgATATAGCACCATCTTTGAAAAAATCAGATGTAGTTTTTGAAAGAAGTAATGGatgtatgaataaaaatagaaagaaatcaCATATCTCGTTTTCCTCTGATGAAGataatgaatttatgaaacttGTACATTGTTCAGAAGATAcgcaaaaattaaaactaagacaatattataaagtattgAATGAAAAGTTCAATAGTACAGTagataaattagaagaaacaaggaatagtataataaaatttacagttTCAAGTATGAATTCAACTAGTTTATCAAGTAAGTTACTTTCAGACTCTATAATTAATGATGGTaggtttaaaaaaaaagaaaatttaagcCCAATGAAAAATGAGGAGTGTTCGTAACAATGTAATTTATTGGTGGAAGAAGATTGTAATCGAAAGTTACGTAAAACAGGaactgaaattgaaaatttaaattattatccaaGACGAGTGTTACAGGGAACAAAAGCAAATCTTTATgtcttaaaacaaaaatttttgacCTTGAACCATTGacctaataatttattttgagaTGACAAAGAATAACCTaatagaaagtaatttatagttattatattctttaaaaaaaaaaaaaagatttcttgGTAGATGTAGCAAAATGTAATGCATTTAACTCATTGCAGCATTAATTATGTGTGCAGAAGTAAATGCTGGTGATGTAGAATAAGATTAAACTAATATAgaatagatattatatacagcatattcttgttatttttttttcttaaatgaCAAATATGAAGAAAAACTTATACAATGTTTTATAAGCGATACAACaacgtatattaattttctatatttgtaatgtttatatatgttattgtattttttctctttcatcttGTTCTATCACCGTTTACGAGAAAAATGTCTATACATCTATCTTATAGTAATAACGTACATATCTGATATATTTAACCCTTTGCCGCACATTTCTTTTGTAGGCGACACTAAATGTAATTTCTCGTGACGACCATAGTCGTCATTTACGGCAATACGTTACCGGTACTCTCAAATAACGATTCAAGTTTTTGATAGAGAAAGTAGTATTGTGGTTAAATGTAATAGGTTCCAAAGATTAGATATCTAAGTGAACGTGTAAAAAGTGTAGAAAAATTGACAAGGAACCTATTATCGCTGCAACGaactgtaaaaatataaaaattaatataagtgGCATacttatatagaaattaactcaatctgaattaattaaaaacaagtAATATTGaagtatctttattttaaaactactggatgatattttagaaacttgCAGGagtatttaagaattttcgGGGCTTCtcaaacataaaaaattaaaacaagcTGCCTGAACTTAAATGACTTAGTACGCAGATGATATACATaacaaagattaaaaaataggTTAGACAGAGGGTTAAATGAAGAGTTTGTTTGATTCTCtatattgcatattttacatacacataaagcactattatatattttttgctcttgtatatatattttgattaatttcttactttcaattattaatttatcgtttgcAATTAATCAGTGTTTCGTTTCTATGatactttataacaaattatattaaaatataacaataaactgtttttttatacatattctatTCTAGACCCAAAACTATtacatagttttattattattatttgcttgAATATAGTTTGCTAAGCATCCTGTCTCTTGTACATATGTTCCTTATAATCAAAATTTGCAGAAAGTCTTtccaattcttttcttttccatacAGTTCAAAGATGTTTACATTTCACTGTTTTCAGCTTTCTCATATTACGTCATCATTTGCATTGcttatcttatatattttctgttaGCAGAACATTGTTCTCAAACAGCAACAGTTCCATTTGTTTGATTACTTTTTGGTATCctctttttatgaaaaagtCATCAGTATCGTATACGAGTAAGGAATATAGAGTCGTGCTCAATGAGTCTTCCATGAGTCTGAGACATGCATCTCCTTTATTCTCATTCCACCCGCTGTCTTGACCCTCATCATTGCTTTTTCatactatttttttatcaaccTTATCATTCGTGAACTCAAGCCTATGCCAAATAACTTTTTCCATAATACTGAGTTCACGACTGAGTCGAATGCTCTTCGAAAATCTATGAATGTTGTCggtaattttcctttttatcttttacttgCAGTGTTATCTTGGTGTCCAGTACAAACAGGTTTAATACAAACTCGCATAATCTGTCTTCGCTTCAGAACCTGATCAACAAATTCCGAAAGAATTTTAGTTTCCTTATACGAATTCGTGATCCTTCAATTTGTCAACATTGGTGTATACATATGTCTTTAGAATTGTAAACATCAGAGTAATACCTCTACATCTCTTAGAGTCCAATTGGTCGCCATTCTTCTATAGCAATGTCTGCtcgaatttacataatttttattaaatatgttattaaatattcttagtAATTGCATTTCACGTTTAGAAGcagttttttttataaaactctATTTGCATTCTATCTGAATATCACCTCAAATTCGTGCATCTTAATTTCTGACCTGGATTTCTGGCGTCAACATATTTGATAGTGTCAATGATTCCTCTGGAATTGTCCTATTGAATTCCTCAGTCTTGCTTATCCCTATTTACGTTGCTTGGTTTCTTATATCCATAAATCGGTGTTGACCTTGAATTTCAAGTTCACCATCTCTTTGCATGGCATTTATATCGCGTAACACTAGTCCCGAAGAACAAAAGTCTCGAAGGAATTCGAGGAATCTCTTGCAAATGGGTTGCGTTCTCTTGGAAAATGATCTTAAATTTCCATTGGTTCTTACATcgatgttatttatatttcgaattcAGACAGAAAGAGACTAGTTTCATATCAGCGAGGAAACAGGAGATTATTCCTTAGCACGTGAGATAATCCCCGTAAATAGAACGTAGCACCTCACTTCATGATTTTAAACTATGGCAAAGTTATTTACTGTATGAGGAAACCTTTACGAACAAGGGTCGAAGAGTGGAACTGTGAAAGTTATACTTCGTAAATGAATAACACTTTATTTGtgaattaattgatattatgaATATGTAGGTACACTTGCTTGAATACAGTGTACTTACATATgctaatttcattttagtaattaattctGTCTTTGCTTCCATACATTATCCATTTGTTAATATATGCATgcttttattgtttatatatataaatgtttgtaatatttttcattttgttaagTTTAACTATCGAATCGCTACGCCCAATATATGTTGCCTTGAAAGAATCAAATGGAAAGGGTGGGATACGTAACCGTCAAGAGTAAATATATCCCATGTAACATGATGAAAACCAACATCTTTAATATTCAGAATAGGATCGATATCTAAGTGGCAACCTCCAAAAAGCGATGGccatatttttgtttgtgaTAACACTTTTTGCAACCATCGTACAAACGTTCCTTCATTCTCAGGTACatgttctataaataaatattgaccACCCTGTAACAAAGGACAGCACAAGTTAGATaaaatctttatatatatatttatttatttgaataaaatatctgctgataatattaaattgcatttctgtattttactatgtatacaaaattgaattatagtaataaataaatatatatatatatatatatgtatagaaagacgaagagaagCATGGTTGGAAGACAATAAgtagatttttatgtatttaacgCATATAATAtgcgaaaatatataaaatcgcTAACATGCGATATTTACTCTTCACATAACTACGATATTTAtcctttataatatttaatagatgattcgaaaattatgatataaatatttgcaaggGTTTGTTATATTGTTTACACCAGATGTTTGAAGATTAAGTAATAATACTGTTTATTCCAGTAACATAACTTTGTTATGTTGgtgtaaaaatttatagatagTTAaagttaaagatatttatattactgtAAAATCGAAAGCTTTCACAATCCAAATTATTGTTAAAGTACAAACATGTTCTTGTGGTTGttatacgaaaaattaatataaagagaatgtaataataattttgataaaagtatTTGTCATCCATTTcggattatttattaaatacataacgTATGGATGTCGTGgcggaaaaagaaacgttgtCTTTCAAAACGATAagattatcgatatatttttgtaattcctTCTATTAACCAAGCATTTTTGCTGAATATATCGGATAAggcaatatttatatatttttgatgagacgatgtttttttaattcggTGGTAACCCGGTTTGTACGATTTCGCGTTATCATAAAGTAGAAATCGCTCGAAGATGATGGTCGGAGTCACTTTAAATTATACGGcaagatatttttacatttgcgTCGCATTTTTATCCAGAAACGTTTCCGATACTCCTCTTCGATCGTCTAAAGTTGTTTCAAACGAGATACGTCGTTCAGTTCGAAACCATCATCTCTAACCCTTTCGGACAAAtcgtgaaatttgttttcatacTTCTGCCAAGTTATTTTGGTTGCTTAGGTCACGGATTTTTCATATGAGTATAATGAGTATCACGATGAGTATAATGAAATGTACGATGGCGAATATGTAATctgttatttgtaattatgtaaaatatgtacatggtTGATCATATCTAATCGCAAgctactatatatatatatatgtatgcataatttctgaaatttaaatttcttaatcttactaacaaataaaatattaaataaacgaatgtCATTAGCATTATTTAAACTTTGTCACGAGAATTTATCTATGTATACACGTGTGTATACATAATGTATACACGATAATTGTTAATCATTATTAGCTGGTCCTCATTGATCGTAAATACATAGGAATATTGATATCTTTTAAGTTAAAAGACATGGTGTATATTGAAAAGCCTTCGATTAATATGTTAATCAAATTTAGTATGTgccatgtatatatatatatatatatatatatagtataatatagtatagtatagttgattaattattattttaccggCGTTAATACCCTGTGGATCTCTCGAAGCGTCGACTGCAATGATTTCACCGAGCATAACGATCTTGTTGTCACAACTACGTCTACATATCCAGTGGGTACCTCTTTCAAACAGCTACCATCGCCAACTATTAGACGTTCGATAATGATATGTGAGAATTGCCAAGAGCGATTCCcgtttatcaaatattcagGTAGTTTCAGATTTCGGTCAACTCCGATCAAGTGCGTACTGTCCgagtaaaatt
This genomic window from Bombus pyrosoma isolate SC7728 linkage group LG4, ASM1482585v1, whole genome shotgun sequence contains:
- the LOC122566737 gene encoding uncharacterized protein LOC122566737 isoform X2, with translation MIVLHTYLITGFKHYSTFKISPTVIEERQKFWNELFLKYSERESDETELDIFTLKPCRKEFYEEEKTKVETIKQPMCKPLSVVQYWVNTGYLPYKELYVHKDKQSNIELSLTSEEYISSSDHKSSSSSVDTAAYILSNMNTTNKVETMAIVEGAKYNSIGNFQMTQDIDVIQNKTCEENNGDTNENILEANDSDEQQYSPKICEMSNHMLSQKDTDEEEYTTQAQRNTYADVATDMLSGTTNRHEELIRTFHDSINRNSYIKQNLSNTKSPYVNQTCWTEESFKFEDSPTKIGHRKKLYTGRDSPVDLISMKSHNRHTISNSKQNLHPALDLECKLSKKLKIRKKRRISCFSTYNKLMNNSQFSISNHKKRKRKKSIPKLKTINDYITKNSVIDQHLKKSGTDKYVNRSLSANVSINKQTEFKLEELQSLNPVVCLTRLSKDDIAKYKRSKKIIKSINNLSTIELSGLSNQRRRRLNKMTNMKHLVVRLSRLSKRDIEKYKRLSNVALNLNSKVRLKQSSEVEIQKYTKSTNTMNNFRNLNPVVLLKRLSNFDIQKYKSANNKSTLGTQLDKLMYMTSMLHAVAVTEDTVSDQTTVLLCKCDNTSLDDCITDNVSIFSKNSSQPHSIPIKTRINQMLQIKEKFHEKGEELNSEICNKKIGMTKTRAKNKIEGVNDKSQLNLSTNKSNPKNKRDLRKRQFTKLHSINNSFETNSETSSIKKDDIAPSLKKSDVVFERSNGCMNKNRKKSHISFSSDEDNEFMKLVHCSEDTQKLKLRQYYKVLNEKFNSTVDKLEETRNSIIKFTVSSMNSTSLSSKLLSDSIINDGRFKKKENLSPMKNEECS
- the LOC122566737 gene encoding uncharacterized protein LOC122566737 isoform X3, coding for MASKISKKVSNDDSLSLSYNEGVGRITGFKHYSTFKISPTVIEERQKFWNELFLKYSERESDETELDIFTLKPCRKEFYEEEKTKVETIKQPMCKPLSVVQYWVNTGYLPYKELYVHKDKQSNIELSLTSEEYISSSDHKSSSSSVDTAAYILSNMNTTNKVETMAIVEGAKYNSIGNFQMTQDIDVIQNKTCEENNGDTNENILEANDSDEQQYSPKICEMSNHMLSQKDTDEEEYTTQAQRNTYADVATDMLSGTTNRHEELIRTFHDSINRNSYIKQNLSNTKSPYVNQTCWTEESFKFEDSPTKIGHRKKLYTGRDSPVDLISMKSHNRHTISNSKQNLHPALDLECKLSKKLKIRKKRRISCFSTYNKLMNNSQFSISNHKKRKRKKSIPKLKTINDYITKNSVIDQHLKKSGTDKYVNRSLSANVSINKQTEFKLEELQSLNPVVCLTRLSKDDIAKYKRSKKIIKSINNLSTIELSGLSNQRRRRLNKMTNMKHLVVRLSRLSKRDIEKYKRLSNVALNLNSKVRLKQSSEVEIQKYTKSTNTMNNFRNLNPVVLLKRLSNFDIQKYKSANNKSTLGTQLDKLMYMTSMLHAVAVTEDTVSDQTTVLLCKCDNTSLDDCITDNVSIFSKNSSQPHSIPIKTRINQMLQIKEKFHEKGEELNSEICNKKIGMTKTRAKNKIEGVNDKSQLNLSTNKSNPKNKRDLRKRQFTKLHSINNSFETNSETSSIKKDDIAPSLKKSDVVFERSNGCMNKNRKKSHISFSSDEDNEFMKLVHCSEDTQKLKLRQYYKVLNEKFNSTVDKLEETRNSIIKFTVSSMNSTSLSI
- the LOC122566737 gene encoding uncharacterized protein LOC122566737 isoform X1, with product MASKISKKVSNDDSLSLSYNEGVGRITGFKHYSTFKISPTVIEERQKFWNELFLKYSERESDETELDIFTLKPCRKEFYEEEKTKVETIKQPMCKPLSVVQYWVNTGYLPYKELYVHKDKQSNIELSLTSEEYISSSDHKSSSSSVDTAAYILSNMNTTNKVETMAIVEGAKYNSIGNFQMTQDIDVIQNKTCEENNGDTNENILEANDSDEQQYSPKICEMSNHMLSQKDTDEEEYTTQAQRNTYADVATDMLSGTTNRHEELIRTFHDSINRNSYIKQNLSNTKSPYVNQTCWTEESFKFEDSPTKIGHRKKLYTGRDSPVDLISMKSHNRHTISNSKQNLHPALDLECKLSKKLKIRKKRRISCFSTYNKLMNNSQFSISNHKKRKRKKSIPKLKTINDYITKNSVIDQHLKKSGTDKYVNRSLSANVSINKQTEFKLEELQSLNPVVCLTRLSKDDIAKYKRSKKIIKSINNLSTIELSGLSNQRRRRLNKMTNMKHLVVRLSRLSKRDIEKYKRLSNVALNLNSKVRLKQSSEVEIQKYTKSTNTMNNFRNLNPVVLLKRLSNFDIQKYKSANNKSTLGTQLDKLMYMTSMLHAVAVTEDTVSDQTTVLLCKCDNTSLDDCITDNVSIFSKNSSQPHSIPIKTRINQMLQIKEKFHEKGEELNSEICNKKIGMTKTRAKNKIEGVNDKSQLNLSTNKSNPKNKRDLRKRQFTKLHSINNSFETNSETSSIKKDDIAPSLKKSDVVFERSNGCMNKNRKKSHISFSSDEDNEFMKLVHCSEDTQKLKLRQYYKVLNEKFNSTVDKLEETRNSIIKFTVSSMNSTSLSSKLLSDSIINDGRFKKKENLSPMKNEECS
- the LOC122566737 gene encoding uncharacterized protein LOC122566737 isoform X4 — protein: MCKPLSVVQYWVNTGYLPYKELYVHKDKQSNIELSLTSEEYISSSDHKSSSSSVDTAAYILSNMNTTNKVETMAIVEGAKYNSIGNFQMTQDIDVIQNKTCEENNGDTNENILEANDSDEQQYSPKICEMSNHMLSQKDTDEEEYTTQAQRNTYADVATDMLSGTTNRHEELIRTFHDSINRNSYIKQNLSNTKSPYVNQTCWTEESFKFEDSPTKIGHRKKLYTGRDSPVDLISMKSHNRHTISNSKQNLHPALDLECKLSKKLKIRKKRRISCFSTYNKLMNNSQFSISNHKKRKRKKSIPKLKTINDYITKNSVIDQHLKKSGTDKYVNRSLSANVSINKQTEFKLEELQSLNPVVCLTRLSKDDIAKYKRSKKIIKSINNLSTIELSGLSNQRRRRLNKMTNMKHLVVRLSRLSKRDIEKYKRLSNVALNLNSKVRLKQSSEVEIQKYTKSTNTMNNFRNLNPVVLLKRLSNFDIQKYKSANNKSTLGTQLDKLMYMTSMLHAVAVTEDTVSDQTTVLLCKCDNTSLDDCITDNVSIFSKNSSQPHSIPIKTRINQMLQIKEKFHEKGEELNSEICNKKIGMTKTRAKNKIEGVNDKSQLNLSTNKSNPKNKRDLRKRQFTKLHSINNSFETNSETSSIKKDDIAPSLKKSDVVFERSNGCMNKNRKKSHISFSSDEDNEFMKLVHCSEDTQKLKLRQYYKVLNEKFNSTVDKLEETRNSIIKFTVSSMNSTSLSSKLLSDSIINDGRFKKKENLSPMKNEECS
- the LOC122566740 gene encoding methyltransferase-like protein 7A; translation: MSSKDLWIRDVITSYGLLMLIFVSMVILILRKWPNLRQYVYKVHLTGFEVECAELMVPYKKHLFKSLQYIVSSDKVLRSMGCIRLLEIGVKTGENIQFYSDSTHLIGVDRNLKLPEYLINGNRSWQFSHIIIERLIVGDGSCLKEVPTGYVDVVVTTRSLCSVKSLQSTLREIHRVLTPGGQYLFIEHVPENEGTFVRWLQKVLSQTKIWPSLFGGCHLDIDPILNIKDVGFHHVTWDIFTLDGYVSHPFHLILSRQHILGVAIR